A single genomic interval of Oryza sativa Japonica Group chromosome 7, ASM3414082v1 harbors:
- the LOC4343768 gene encoding LOB domain-containing protein 37 yields MSCNGCRVLRKGCSEGCVLRPCLQWIDGAEAQGHATVFVAKFFGRAGLMSFLTAVPEPQRAAVFQSLLYEAAGRTINPVGGAVGLLSGGSWHLCQAAVDTVLRGGGIQPLPDQVDAAAAGGRDVFASTARRAMGGCSTFSTAKRSTTTTTTKNPGTPHDAAAAAPQPEPSCDLGLWLSPGSPPAPGDRRSGGRRADTPSMNSEGSVTTCGVVGDGEREPELLNLFV; encoded by the exons ATGAGCTGCAACGGCTGCCGCGTGCTGCGGAAGGGGTGCAGCGAGGGGTGCGTGTTGCGGCCGTGCCTGCAGTGGATCGACGGCGCCGAGGCGCAGGGCCACGCCACCGTGTTCGTCGCCAAGTTCTTTGGCCGCGCCGGCCTCATGTCCTTCCTCACCGCCGTCCCCGAGCCGCAGCGCGCAG CGGTGTTCCAGTCGCTGCTGTAcgaggcggcggggaggacgaTCAACCCGGTGGGCGGCGCGGTCGGGCTGCTCTCCGGCGGGAGCTGGCACCTCTGCCAGGCGGCGGTCGACACCGTGCTGCGCGGCGGAGGCATCCAACCGctgccggaccaggtcgacgccgccgccgccggtggccgcgacGTGTTCGCCTCCACGGCGAGGCGCGCCATGGGCGGGTGCTCCACGTTCTCGACGGCGAagcggtcgacgacgacgacgacgaccaagaACCCCGGTACTCCgcatgacgccgccgccgcggcgccccagCCGGAACCGTCGTGCGACCTCGGCCTGTGGCTCAGCCCCGGCTCCCCGCCGGCGCCCGGGGACCGGCGAtccggcggcaggcgggccgACACGCCGTCGATGAACTCCGAGGGATCCGTCACGACgtgcggcgtcgtcggcgacggcgagagggaGCCCGAGCTGCTGAATCTTTTTGTCtag